A portion of the Segatella copri DSM 18205 genome contains these proteins:
- a CDS encoding tRNA 2-thiocytidine biosynthesis TtcA family protein → MYLDKAVLWKKGAAFLFPFQNMMKAEQKVLKRFNKGCVDYHLLQDGDRILIALSGGKDSLELVRLLAQRARIYKPHIEVEAAHIIMDNIPYETDRSYLQDFCAENGIKLHILHSSFDESTDPRKTRCFLCAWNRRKTLFEFAVSHGFNKIALGHHMDDILVTLLMNITFEGSHSTMQPSLPLKHYPLTIIRPLCLVHEADIRQVAEELHFTKQKALCPYEETTRRADMQAVFHHLEQLNPEARYSLWRSVFME, encoded by the coding sequence ATGTATCTTGATAAAGCCGTACTCTGGAAAAAGGGTGCGGCTTTTCTTTTCCCTTTTCAGAATATGATGAAAGCAGAACAGAAAGTATTAAAGCGATTCAATAAAGGATGTGTTGACTATCATCTTTTGCAGGATGGGGACCGTATTCTTATTGCCTTGAGTGGAGGCAAGGATTCATTGGAACTTGTCCGTTTGCTGGCTCAGCGTGCCCGTATCTATAAACCTCATATCGAGGTGGAGGCGGCGCATATCATCATGGATAACATTCCTTACGAGACCGACCGTTCTTATCTGCAGGATTTCTGTGCAGAGAATGGTATCAAGCTCCATATCCTTCATAGTTCGTTTGATGAATCCACAGATCCCCGTAAGACCCGTTGCTTCCTCTGTGCCTGGAACCGACGTAAGACGCTCTTCGAGTTTGCGGTAAGCCACGGGTTCAATAAGATAGCTCTGGGACATCACATGGATGATATCCTCGTTACCCTGCTGATGAATATCACCTTCGAGGGTTCTCATTCCACCATGCAGCCCAGTCTTCCTTTAAAACATTATCCCCTCACCATCATCCGTCCGCTCTGTCTGGTACATGAGGCGGATATCCGGCAGGTAGCAGAAGAGTTGCATTTCACTAAGCAGAAGGCGTTGTGCCCTTACGAAGAGACTACCCGCCGTGCGGATATGCAAGCCGTCTTCCATCATTTGGAGCAGTTGAACCCAGAGGCGCGCTATAGTCTTTGGCGCTCTGTCTTTATGGAATAA
- the ccsA gene encoding cytochrome c biogenesis protein CcsA: MIKKILFILYILILVCMAAASIVEKTEGTDYAHVHYYGAWWFILIWAALAALGIFYLIQRKVKAVSTWALHLSFVIILVGAFITHVNGKQGMMHLRIGEPSDIYFSNNPAEGIQQKKLPFTLSLQKFYIHLYEGTNVVRDYSSQFLVTDHYEMEEAKVSLNKIYTHGSYRFYQASYDEDGMGSVLAINSDPFGIPVTYCGYFLLFASLVWILFDKKGGYRKLLKRSYQQFRNLLIVIFSLVGIGFIFLIYHFSHIDFSTGEHAPILNSPYFCLHVSVIRMSYVLLILTCLCGILGICWRSRQERMRDLSHLFLYPALTTMGFDIFIGAIWANVSWGNYWSWDSKETWALITFMIYAVVVHTQSLPVFRKPLVYHIYITLAFLSIAMTYFGVNYFLTGMHSYA, from the coding sequence ATGATTAAAAAGATATTATTCATTCTCTACATACTGATTCTCGTATGCATGGCAGCTGCCAGCATTGTAGAGAAAACAGAAGGCACGGATTATGCGCATGTCCACTATTATGGCGCCTGGTGGTTTATCCTGATTTGGGCAGCACTAGCCGCCCTGGGCATTTTCTATCTCATCCAGCGGAAGGTGAAGGCAGTTTCTACCTGGGCGCTCCATCTTTCCTTCGTTATCATCCTTGTAGGTGCCTTCATCACACATGTCAACGGCAAACAGGGAATGATGCATCTGCGCATCGGAGAACCATCGGATATTTATTTTTCCAACAATCCGGCAGAGGGAATCCAGCAGAAAAAACTTCCTTTTACCCTGAGTCTTCAGAAGTTTTACATCCATCTGTATGAGGGCACAAATGTTGTGCGGGATTATTCCTCTCAGTTTCTGGTGACGGATCATTACGAGATGGAGGAGGCTAAGGTATCGCTCAATAAAATCTATACCCATGGTTCCTACCGGTTCTATCAGGCATCCTACGATGAGGATGGGATGGGAAGCGTTCTAGCCATCAATTCCGACCCGTTTGGTATTCCCGTAACCTATTGTGGTTATTTCCTACTTTTCGCTTCGTTAGTTTGGATACTCTTCGATAAGAAGGGGGGATACAGGAAGTTGCTCAAGCGTTCCTATCAACAGTTTAGAAATCTTTTAATAGTTATATTCAGTCTTGTAGGTATAGGATTCATCTTCCTGATTTATCATTTCAGCCACATCGATTTTTCGACTGGTGAGCATGCACCGATACTAAACAGTCCTTACTTCTGTCTACACGTCAGCGTCATCAGGATGAGTTATGTACTTCTGATACTCACCTGTCTCTGTGGTATCCTGGGCATCTGCTGGCGTTCTCGCCAAGAGAGGATGCGAGATTTAAGTCACCTCTTCCTCTACCCTGCCCTCACCACGATGGGATTCGACATCTTCATTGGTGCCATCTGGGCAAACGTGAGTTGGGGTAATTACTGGAGTTGGGACAGCAAGGAAACATGGGCACTCATCACCTTCATGATTTATGCCGTAGTAGTGCATACGCAGAGTCTACCGGTCTTCCGCAAGCCGCTGGTATATCACATCTACATCACCCTAGCCTTCCTGAGTATCGCCATGACCTACTTCGGAGTAAATTACTTCCTTACCGGAATGCACTCGTATGCATAA
- a CDS encoding LuxR C-terminal-related transcriptional regulator, translating to MKNQKMYEADDKMISIIRDNYNILQSLGSFGINLGFGDKTVREVCEEQQVDTYTFLAVVNYTINGYKEYDNADRLSLPTLLHYLKASHVYYIDFQLPFIRKELVEALDETDNLARLILKLYDDYAHSITNHMRYEEKMVFPYVQALIDGNANASFDIETFSKHHAQVDMKLKELKSIIIKYLPSDGLHNNQLSATLYDIYNNEEWLKHHSEVEEEIFIPAVRNAERKLKQNDVSAKISSMINQTPMSDEQLSDREKDVIVALVQGMTNKEIADHLFISINTVITHRRNIARKLQIHSPAGLTIYAIVNNLVDISSVKL from the coding sequence ATGAAAAATCAGAAGATGTATGAAGCTGATGACAAGATGATCAGCATCATTAGAGACAATTATAACATTTTACAGAGCCTCGGCAGCTTCGGCATCAACCTGGGCTTTGGTGATAAAACTGTGCGCGAAGTTTGCGAAGAACAGCAGGTGGATACCTATACTTTCTTGGCTGTGGTCAATTATACCATCAATGGTTATAAAGAGTATGACAATGCCGACCGTTTGTCGTTACCGACCCTTTTGCATTATCTCAAGGCATCCCATGTCTATTATATTGATTTCCAGTTGCCTTTCATCCGTAAGGAACTCGTTGAGGCTTTGGATGAAACAGATAATCTGGCACGTCTTATCCTCAAACTTTATGATGATTATGCCCATAGTATAACCAATCATATGCGGTATGAAGAAAAGATGGTATTCCCTTATGTTCAGGCACTTATAGATGGTAATGCCAATGCAAGCTTTGATATAGAAACCTTCTCGAAGCACCATGCTCAGGTAGATATGAAGTTAAAGGAACTCAAGAGTATCATTATCAAGTATTTGCCTTCTGATGGCTTGCATAATAATCAGCTCAGCGCCACTCTTTATGATATATATAATAATGAGGAATGGCTGAAACATCATTCTGAGGTTGAGGAAGAAATCTTTATTCCTGCAGTAAGAAATGCAGAGCGTAAACTGAAGCAGAACGATGTGAGTGCCAAGATTTCGAGCATGATTAATCAGACTCCGATGAGTGACGAACAGTTGAGCGACCGTGAGAAAGATGTGATAGTTGCTTTGGTTCAGGGAATGACCAACAAGGAGATTGCTGACCACCTGTTTATCTCTATCAATACGGTTATTACGCATCGCAGAAACATCGCCCGAAAGCTTCAGATTCACTCTCCTGCAGGTCTTACAATTTATGCCATCGTGAACAATTTGGTTGATATTTCTTCTGTAAAGCTGTAG
- a CDS encoding response regulator transcription factor, translating into MNEEMMKAMAGKQMPEMAIVESNTLAAMGLRQLLESVMPMMKISTFGSFRQYEANNPDHFVHSFVSMHIVLEHRYFFTQGNRNRHVIVLTPSNDPNSQLAEFHCLCVNVPEGYLIKDLLNLQHSGHPHGEHIPAMPPVTQEKVLSDREIEVLSLVAQGKINKEIADQLCIGLTTVITHRKKIQEKLGLKSVSSLTIYAVMHGFVDINMI; encoded by the coding sequence ATGAATGAAGAAATGATGAAAGCCATGGCTGGCAAACAGATGCCGGAAATGGCAATAGTAGAGAGTAATACACTCGCCGCAATGGGACTCAGACAACTGCTTGAGTCGGTGATGCCCATGATGAAAATCTCGACCTTCGGTTCGTTCCGTCAGTACGAGGCAAACAATCCAGACCACTTTGTTCATAGCTTTGTATCTATGCACATTGTACTGGAACACCGTTACTTCTTCACACAGGGCAACAGGAACCGCCACGTGATCGTTCTAACACCCAGCAACGATCCCAATTCGCAACTTGCAGAATTTCATTGTCTCTGCGTCAATGTACCAGAAGGATACCTGATAAAAGATCTTCTCAACCTGCAGCATTCCGGTCATCCTCATGGCGAACATATCCCTGCCATGCCCCCTGTCACTCAGGAAAAAGTTCTGTCGGATAGAGAAATAGAGGTATTATCTCTGGTAGCACAAGGGAAAATCAACAAAGAGATAGCCGACCAACTCTGTATCGGACTGACTACAGTGATTACCCATCGCAAGAAAATACAGGAAAAATTGGGATTAAAAAGTGTGTCTTCACTCACCATTTATGCTGTGATGCATGGTTTTGTTGACATCAATATGATCTAG
- a CDS encoding phospholipase D-like domain-containing protein, producing MRYFLLIATLWLSCSLCSAQTSDSLIVNQLRGKGVSFSHDNSVTLLMNGQEKFDDMFQAIRQAKHSVHLEYFNFRNDSIASLLFDLLAQKVKEGVKVRALYDGFGNSSNNKPLRKRHLKKIRANGIEIYEYKPLKFPWVHAIFNRDHRKIVIIDGQIAYTGGMNVADYYIKGTEVVGEWHDMHCRIDGSEVNTLQKIFLKMWNKVSGQNVHSTEFWRYKKKDYLVENLKPDTTATAYRKMVGIINREPHITKDIIRYFYVNAINDAQDSIKIISPYFTLSHKLKKALKNAVKRGVKVEIMLSTKSDIPLTPDCGFYNAHKLMKAGCNVWMYTRGFHHTKIIMVDGKFCTVGSANLNARSLRWDYEENAVIVDSCTTQQLVQLFDGEKKDSFLLNEKNWREWRTGWQRFKGWFAAKVLTPFL from the coding sequence ATGAGATATTTTTTATTAATAGCAACATTATGGCTGTCTTGTTCGCTGTGCAGCGCACAGACCAGCGATTCACTGATCGTAAATCAGCTTCGTGGGAAAGGTGTCAGCTTTTCTCACGATAATTCAGTAACCCTACTGATGAACGGTCAGGAAAAGTTTGATGATATGTTCCAGGCAATCCGACAGGCTAAACATAGTGTACATCTGGAATACTTCAACTTTCGCAACGACAGCATCGCCTCCCTCCTCTTCGACCTGCTAGCTCAGAAAGTCAAGGAGGGTGTGAAGGTGAGAGCCTTATATGATGGTTTCGGAAACTCTTCCAACAATAAGCCTCTGCGAAAGAGACATCTCAAGAAAATCCGTGCCAACGGCATAGAGATTTATGAATATAAGCCCCTGAAGTTTCCATGGGTACATGCAATTTTCAATCGTGATCACCGCAAAATTGTAATCATTGACGGACAGATTGCCTACACAGGCGGTATGAACGTTGCCGACTATTATATAAAAGGTACTGAGGTAGTAGGTGAATGGCACGATATGCACTGCCGCATCGACGGAAGCGAGGTGAATACCCTGCAGAAGATATTCCTCAAAATGTGGAATAAGGTGAGCGGACAGAATGTGCACAGCACTGAGTTCTGGAGATATAAGAAGAAGGATTATCTGGTAGAGAATCTCAAGCCAGATACAACAGCAACAGCCTACAGAAAGATGGTCGGCATCATCAACCGCGAACCGCATATTACAAAGGATATCATCCGATATTTCTATGTGAATGCCATCAATGATGCACAGGACAGCATCAAGATTATCAGCCCCTACTTCACCTTGAGTCATAAACTCAAAAAGGCATTGAAGAATGCTGTGAAAAGAGGAGTGAAAGTAGAAATCATGCTCTCTACCAAGAGCGATATTCCGCTGACTCCTGACTGCGGTTTCTATAATGCCCACAAACTGATGAAGGCAGGATGCAATGTTTGGATGTACACACGGGGCTTCCACCATACCAAGATTATCATGGTAGACGGCAAGTTCTGTACCGTTGGCAGTGCCAATCTCAATGCCCGAAGCCTGCGCTGGGACTATGAAGAGAATGCAGTGATTGTGGATTCTTGCACTACCCAACAACTGGTACAGCTCTTTGATGGGGAAAAGAAAGACAGTTTCTTACTCAATGAGAAGAACTGGAGAGAGTGGCGTACAGGCTGGCAAAGATTCAAAGGATGGTTTGCCGCAAAGGTACTCACTCCATTCTTGTAA
- a CDS encoding KpsF/GutQ family sugar-phosphate isomerase, translated as MTDKNSKIDDKIVRGYGEQALRDEAQAILDQIPYLDDNFEKAVDMMYHCQGKIIVTGVGKSGHVGAKIAATLASTGTPAFYINPLDVYHGDLGVMTDKDVVLALSNSGQTDELLRFIPMVLHMNVPIISITGNPDSLLAKYSNHHITVKVKKEACPLNLAPTSSTTAALAMGDALAIALMQVRHFKPRDFAQFHPGGELGKRLLTTAEDVMRSDDMPIIPKEMHLGEAIIHVSKGKLGLGISLDEDNHVIGLITDGDIRRAMEKWQAEFFNKTVSDIMTTTPKMVTPKTKISEIQRIMHKYKVHTVLVVDKDNHLKGIVDHYACMV; from the coding sequence ATGACCGATAAAAATAGCAAAATAGATGATAAGATTGTTCGCGGTTATGGCGAACAGGCTCTTAGAGACGAGGCGCAGGCCATCCTCGACCAGATACCTTATCTGGACGACAACTTTGAGAAAGCAGTAGACATGATGTATCATTGCCAAGGCAAGATTATCGTAACAGGTGTGGGCAAGAGTGGACACGTAGGTGCCAAGATTGCCGCTACACTTGCCTCTACAGGCACACCAGCCTTCTACATCAATCCACTGGATGTCTATCACGGCGATTTAGGTGTGATGACCGACAAGGATGTGGTTCTGGCACTGAGTAACAGCGGTCAGACCGATGAACTGCTCCGTTTCATCCCGATGGTACTCCACATGAATGTTCCTATCATTTCCATCACCGGAAATCCAGATTCCCTGCTGGCAAAATACTCCAACCACCATATCACCGTAAAGGTAAAGAAGGAGGCTTGTCCGCTGAACCTCGCCCCTACCAGCAGTACTACTGCAGCATTGGCTATGGGTGATGCACTGGCTATCGCCCTGATGCAGGTACGCCACTTCAAGCCTCGTGACTTTGCACAGTTCCATCCTGGTGGAGAATTAGGCAAACGACTGCTGACCACTGCAGAAGATGTGATGCGCAGCGATGATATGCCTATCATTCCTAAGGAAATGCACCTGGGCGAGGCTATCATCCACGTAAGCAAGGGCAAACTGGGATTGGGTATCTCATTGGATGAAGACAACCACGTTATCGGACTTATTACCGATGGTGATATCCGACGCGCCATGGAGAAATGGCAGGCTGAATTCTTCAACAAGACTGTAAGCGACATCATGACCACCACTCCGAAAATGGTAACTCCGAAGACGAAGATTTCGGAGATTCAGCGCATCATGCACAAGTATAAGGTGCATACGGTACTGGTTGTAGACAAGGATAATCATCTGAAGGGCATTGTAGATCACTATGCCTGCATGGTATAA
- the kdsA gene encoding 3-deoxy-8-phosphooctulonate synthase: MATFIAGPCVIESMELLETVAQELVRINKKLGTQIIFKASFDKANRTSIHSFRGPGLEKGLQMLGDIREKYNLQVTTDIHESYQASAAGEVCDILQIPAFLCRQTDLLVSAAKTGKIVNIKKAQFLSGRDMKYPVEKALESGAKEVWLTERGNCFGYNNLVVDFRNIPDMKEIVPNVIMDCTHSVQRPSAGDGKTVGDRKFVPAMAKAAKAFGATGYFFEVHPDPDQGKSDAANMLELNKLESLIEELL, translated from the coding sequence ATGGCAACATTCATAGCAGGTCCTTGCGTCATCGAGTCAATGGAACTATTGGAAACAGTAGCTCAGGAACTCGTCCGCATCAACAAAAAGTTAGGAACCCAAATCATATTCAAGGCTTCATTCGACAAAGCCAACCGTACCAGCATCCACTCTTTCCGTGGTCCAGGACTGGAGAAAGGACTCCAGATGCTGGGAGATATCAGAGAGAAGTACAACCTTCAGGTTACAACAGATATTCATGAGAGTTATCAGGCTTCAGCAGCAGGCGAAGTATGTGATATTCTCCAGATTCCAGCCTTCCTCTGCCGTCAGACCGACCTTCTGGTTTCTGCAGCCAAGACTGGCAAAATCGTCAACATCAAGAAGGCACAGTTCCTGAGCGGAAGAGATATGAAATATCCTGTAGAAAAAGCATTGGAGAGCGGTGCCAAGGAAGTTTGGCTCACAGAACGCGGCAACTGTTTCGGCTATAACAATCTCGTGGTAGATTTCAGAAACATCCCTGACATGAAGGAGATTGTGCCAAATGTCATCATGGACTGTACCCATAGCGTTCAGCGCCCGAGTGCAGGTGACGGCAAGACCGTAGGCGACCGTAAATTCGTTCCAGCAATGGCAAAGGCGGCTAAAGCTTTCGGAGCTACCGGCTACTTCTTTGAAGTACATCCAGACCCAGACCAGGGCAAGAGCGATGCAGCCAATATGCTGGAATTAAACAAGTTGGAATCACTTATAGAAGAACTCCTGTAA
- a CDS encoding mechanosensitive ion channel family protein produces MKKRLYIIILLMVAFVLPSNAVLKEANLDTTLYMLRTELTNYHIDLEKQNQAAKAQQLAVIQELISIVKQADQNSIMLYSQRNGYIFDMTYACHEATEQFKKFKTKAVPFRQMIKKNNVEVARFDSLINYLYGMNTMFLSEEAQVNRNVDLTLAVNIRRQLVEKQKQLQAYVQAYDRTDRKLQALNDYANRRYEDIQNSIFNNGGDNYLRILRNFSMNYKEAKTSVTEKYKPVPGMMSQWDVRIIFILFSIIIFWGLISIFLNLFTIRIVITQLMKHGMFENRKESFMAKRPCLIMAMTVVTFAFILGIIRMAVTQNFVIMASQLLVEYSWLVGVILVSILLRVDNDKIKNTFRIYSPLMLVGFIVIVFRIILIPNGLVNLIFPPVLLLCALWQWNVIGRKHNQVLRTDKTYAFISLAVFGVSTIFAWTGFTLLAVQFIIWWTMQLTCVLTITCCEGWLSVYAKRKKLADKAITDKWLYRFIYKVLLPISGVLSFIISIYWAADVFNMSDTTWEIFNKDYIKTSNFTASLLSISEVACLYFLFNYINITSVDFMRHHFEKADPASAASKIVMFKNVMQVIIWGIWLMIALNVFQVGKSWLLAIFAGLSTGLGFASKDILENIYYGISLMMGRVKVGDYIICDGTRGKVSSISYTSTMLEATDGSVIAFQNSQLFSKNYKNMTKNHGYELDILEVGIAYGSNVKEVKQILIDALMKLDCIYQDKGVKVLLKSFDDSCITLKIVVWVNVLTQAIDDATIMECIYDTLNDHNIEIPFPQREITIKQVNN; encoded by the coding sequence ATGAAGAAGAGACTATACATCATAATTCTGCTGATGGTGGCATTCGTGCTGCCAAGCAACGCAGTGCTCAAGGAAGCCAACCTGGACACAACGCTCTATATGCTGCGTACAGAATTGACCAACTATCACATAGACTTGGAGAAACAGAACCAAGCTGCCAAGGCTCAACAGTTGGCTGTGATTCAGGAACTCATCAGTATTGTGAAACAGGCTGACCAGAACTCCATCATGCTCTATTCGCAGCGCAATGGGTATATTTTCGACATGACGTATGCCTGTCATGAGGCTACAGAGCAGTTTAAGAAGTTTAAGACGAAGGCTGTTCCTTTCCGCCAGATGATCAAGAAGAACAATGTTGAGGTGGCTCGTTTCGATTCGCTCATCAACTATCTCTACGGCATGAACACCATGTTTCTCAGCGAAGAAGCACAGGTGAACCGAAACGTTGACCTGACTCTGGCTGTCAATATCCGCCGCCAGCTGGTAGAGAAACAGAAACAGTTGCAAGCCTATGTGCAGGCTTACGACCGAACCGACCGTAAGTTACAGGCACTCAACGACTATGCCAACCGCAGATACGAAGATATCCAGAACAGCATCTTCAATAATGGAGGCGACAACTATCTGCGCATACTCCGTAACTTCAGCATGAACTATAAGGAGGCGAAGACGTCTGTAACCGAGAAATACAAGCCCGTTCCGGGCATGATGTCGCAATGGGATGTACGTATCATCTTCATCCTCTTTAGTATCATCATCTTCTGGGGACTCATCTCCATCTTCCTCAATCTCTTTACCATCCGCATCGTGATTACCCAACTCATGAAGCATGGTATGTTCGAGAACAGAAAGGAAAGTTTTATGGCAAAACGACCATGCCTTATCATGGCGATGACGGTAGTAACCTTCGCATTCATCCTGGGTATCATAAGAATGGCGGTTACCCAGAACTTCGTGATTATGGCAAGCCAGCTGCTGGTAGAATATTCCTGGCTGGTTGGCGTCATTCTGGTATCTATCCTGCTACGTGTAGACAACGATAAGATCAAGAATACCTTCCGTATCTATTCGCCATTGATGCTGGTAGGTTTCATCGTTATCGTGTTCCGTATCATCCTGATACCAAACGGCCTTGTAAATCTCATCTTTCCACCAGTCCTTCTGCTCTGCGCTCTCTGGCAGTGGAATGTGATTGGCAGAAAGCACAATCAGGTGTTGCGTACCGACAAGACATACGCATTCATATCGCTTGCCGTATTCGGAGTAAGTACCATTTTTGCCTGGACAGGTTTCACACTGCTTGCCGTCCAGTTTATCATCTGGTGGACCATGCAGCTTACCTGCGTGCTTACCATCACCTGTTGCGAAGGATGGCTCAGCGTATATGCCAAGCGTAAGAAGTTGGCTGACAAGGCGATTACCGACAAATGGCTGTACCGCTTTATCTACAAGGTATTGCTCCCTATTTCAGGCGTGCTCTCGTTCATCATCTCTATCTATTGGGCTGCAGATGTATTCAACATGAGTGATACGACATGGGAGATATTCAACAAGGATTATATCAAGACCAGCAACTTCACTGCATCGCTTCTCAGTATTTCAGAGGTAGCTTGTCTGTACTTCCTGTTCAACTACATCAACATTACTTCTGTAGATTTCATGCGTCATCACTTCGAGAAGGCAGACCCGGCGTCGGCTGCTTCAAAGATTGTGATGTTCAAGAACGTGATGCAGGTGATTATCTGGGGTATCTGGCTGATGATAGCCCTGAACGTATTCCAGGTTGGTAAATCATGGCTGCTAGCTATCTTTGCCGGTTTATCAACCGGTCTGGGTTTTGCATCAAAGGATATTCTCGAGAACATCTACTACGGCATCTCTCTGATGATGGGCCGTGTGAAGGTGGGTGACTATATTATCTGTGACGGCACCCGTGGTAAGGTGAGCAGTATCAGTTATACCTCTACGATGCTGGAGGCTACCGACGGTTCGGTCATAGCCTTCCAGAACTCGCAGCTCTTCTCGAAGAACTACAAGAACATGACCAAGAATCATGGTTATGAGCTGGATATTCTGGAGGTAGGTATTGCTTATGGCAGCAATGTGAAGGAAGTGAAACAGATTCTGATTGATGCCCTGATGAAACTGGACTGTATCTATCAGGACAAAGGTGTGAAGGTGTTACTGAAGAGTTTCGATGACAGCTGCATCACCCTCAAGATTGTTGTATGGGTGAACGTGCTTACCCAAGCCATCGATGATGCCACCATCATGGAGTGCATCTACGATACGCTCAACGATCACAACATCGAGATTCCGTTCCCACAGCGTGAAATTACAATTAAACAAGTTAATAATTAA